In a single window of the Deinococcus yavapaiensis KR-236 genome:
- a CDS encoding glycosyltransferase family 4 protein, with protein sequence MNVLLVHNFYQQGGGEDQVFHAEHAALRDAGGRVWTYTVSNDSIGGAGGLSAAARAVWNRDAAREVGALVKRHAIDVVHFHNTFPLVSPASYYAARANGAAVVQTLHNYRLLCLNALFYRDGHVCEDCLGKAVPWPGVKHACYRDSRAASGATAAMLSVHRALGTYAREVDAFVTLTDFARGRMLAGGLPADRLVVKPNFLASDPGMSTGDGDFALFVGRLTPEKGVRTLLEAWKTLGSSVPLVIVGDGPLAGEVEAATRLLPNVRFLGRRDRADVLALMQRARMLVLPSLWYEGFPMTAVEAFAVGLPVVASDIGSLSSVVREDRTGALFQPGAAAELAKVVTRLASDDGTLARLRTGAREAFLAHYTVERHLQQIATIYEDAARRRADRSLARTGAFETDGRAG encoded by the coding sequence GTGAACGTCTTACTCGTGCACAACTTCTACCAGCAAGGCGGCGGCGAGGATCAAGTCTTCCACGCCGAACACGCCGCGCTTCGCGACGCGGGCGGACGCGTGTGGACGTACACCGTCAGCAACGACTCGATCGGCGGCGCGGGCGGCTTGTCGGCCGCCGCGCGCGCCGTGTGGAACCGCGACGCGGCCCGCGAAGTCGGCGCGCTCGTGAAGCGGCACGCCATCGACGTCGTGCACTTCCACAACACCTTCCCGCTCGTGTCGCCCGCGTCGTACTACGCGGCGCGCGCGAACGGCGCGGCCGTCGTGCAGACGCTTCACAACTACCGCCTGCTGTGCCTCAACGCGCTCTTCTACCGCGACGGGCACGTGTGCGAAGACTGCCTCGGCAAGGCGGTGCCGTGGCCCGGGGTGAAGCACGCGTGCTACCGAGACAGCCGAGCGGCGTCGGGCGCGACGGCGGCGATGCTGAGCGTGCACCGCGCGCTCGGCACGTACGCGCGGGAAGTGGACGCGTTCGTCACCTTGACGGACTTCGCGCGGGGCCGCATGCTCGCCGGAGGCTTGCCCGCAGACCGCCTCGTGGTGAAGCCGAACTTCCTCGCGAGCGATCCGGGCATGAGTACGGGCGACGGCGACTTCGCGTTGTTCGTGGGCCGCCTCACGCCCGAGAAAGGCGTGCGGACCCTGCTGGAAGCGTGGAAGACGCTCGGAAGCTCCGTGCCGCTCGTGATCGTCGGTGACGGACCGCTCGCGGGTGAGGTGGAGGCCGCGACGCGCCTCTTGCCGAACGTACGCTTTTTGGGACGCCGCGACCGTGCAGACGTGCTCGCCTTGATGCAACGCGCGCGCATGCTGGTGTTGCCGTCGTTGTGGTACGAAGGCTTTCCGATGACGGCGGTGGAAGCGTTCGCGGTCGGATTGCCCGTCGTCGCGAGCGACATTGGCTCGCTGAGTTCCGTCGTGCGCGAAGATCGAACGGGCGCGCTCTTCCAGCCGGGAGCGGCGGCCGAACTCGCGAAGGTGGTGACGCGCCTCGCGAGCGACGACGGCACGCTCGCCCGCTTGCGCACCGGAGCGCGTGAAGCGTTCCTCGCGCACTACACGGTCGAGCGTCACCTTCAACAAATCGCTACGATTTACGAAGATGCCGCTCGTCGCCGAGCCGATCGCTCGCTCGCTCGAACCGGCGCGTTCGAGACGGACGGAAGGGCCGGGTAA
- a CDS encoding AzlD domain-containing protein, with amino-acid sequence MSDTLVILGMAVITYGTRFVGLRLMNLELTPFWLAFLRFVPISVFAALVVPSVAASSADVGARLLAAVGAGLVMWRTKQLWLGLLLGMSLFWLLRAWLVS; translated from the coding sequence GTGAGCGACACCCTCGTCATCCTCGGCATGGCCGTCATCACGTACGGCACGCGCTTCGTCGGCCTGCGGCTCATGAACTTGGAGTTGACGCCCTTCTGGCTGGCCTTCTTGCGTTTCGTGCCGATCAGCGTGTTCGCGGCGCTCGTCGTGCCGTCCGTCGCGGCGTCGAGCGCCGATGTCGGCGCTCGCCTCTTGGCGGCGGTCGGGGCGGGCCTCGTCATGTGGCGAACGAAGCAACTCTGGTTGGGCTTGCTGCTCGGCATGAGCTTGTTCTGGTTGCTGCGCGCGTGGTTGGTAAGCTGA
- a CDS encoding O-antigen ligase family protein — MTRATLSLKRLDARWIVVIAATILGLAAVRWPVPAAAVCVALIGAAIVALVWSRLPSVALTLVGVCLVGYAFLGRGFAYVGVPPLFIGEISLGLGLLALWRVGRVHLVRTRPLLFALGVFLLIGLLNTVPYVGQYGINALRDAAAWLYGLFAIVVATLVLQLGRFEGALRAFTRLLPWFLALGPLGLVLFRLAGNAIPSWPMSGTPILAPKGGDIAVHLAGIGAFLLLGLHRAYATKLGTAGREWLWWALWLIGCLSTFTGRAALVTVAVGVLVVMLVRPGRAWLKPLYLSLVLLTCGVAFDMKVNLGVDREVSVQGLLLNVESLRSNTGTDTRDGSRTWRLEWWNDIVNYTVFGPYFWTGKGYGINLADADGFQVTQDSSLRNPHSGHLMFLARSGVPGFVAWVGLQIAFAVSLVLAALRARRAGQLRWASINVFLLAYWAAFLTNAAFDVYLEGPQGGIWFWSVFGFGLAALELQRRSAWWNAATSERTGA, encoded by the coding sequence GTGACGCGCGCCACCCTTTCGCTCAAGCGCCTCGATGCGCGCTGGATCGTCGTGATCGCCGCGACGATCCTGGGGCTCGCCGCCGTTCGCTGGCCCGTGCCCGCCGCCGCCGTTTGCGTCGCCCTGATCGGCGCGGCGATCGTCGCCCTCGTGTGGTCGCGCCTGCCGAGCGTCGCCTTGACGCTCGTCGGCGTGTGTCTCGTCGGGTACGCCTTTCTCGGGCGAGGCTTCGCGTACGTCGGCGTGCCGCCCCTGTTCATCGGGGAAATCTCGCTCGGCCTCGGGTTGCTCGCGCTTTGGCGCGTGGGCCGCGTGCACCTCGTGCGAACGCGGCCCTTGCTGTTCGCGCTCGGCGTGTTTTTGCTGATCGGTTTGCTCAACACCGTGCCGTACGTCGGTCAGTACGGCATCAACGCGCTGCGCGACGCCGCCGCGTGGCTGTACGGCCTGTTCGCCATCGTCGTGGCGACGCTCGTGCTGCAACTCGGGCGCTTCGAAGGCGCGTTGCGCGCGTTCACGCGGCTGCTGCCGTGGTTTCTCGCGCTCGGACCGCTCGGCCTCGTGCTGTTCCGCCTGGCGGGAAACGCCATTCCCTCATGGCCGATGAGCGGCACCCCGATCCTGGCGCCCAAAGGCGGCGACATCGCCGTGCACCTCGCCGGAATCGGCGCGTTTCTGCTGCTGGGACTGCATCGAGCGTACGCCACCAAACTCGGAACCGCCGGGCGCGAGTGGCTGTGGTGGGCGCTGTGGTTGATCGGCTGCCTGAGTACGTTCACGGGCCGCGCGGCGCTCGTGACGGTTGCGGTGGGCGTGCTCGTCGTGATGCTGGTGCGTCCCGGTCGCGCGTGGCTCAAACCGCTGTACCTCTCGTTGGTGCTTCTCACGTGCGGCGTGGCCTTCGACATGAAAGTCAACCTCGGCGTGGACCGTGAAGTGTCCGTTCAAGGCTTGCTGCTCAACGTGGAAAGCTTGCGTTCCAACACCGGCACCGACACCCGCGACGGTTCGCGCACGTGGCGGTTGGAGTGGTGGAACGACATCGTGAATTACACGGTGTTCGGTCCGTACTTCTGGACGGGAAAAGGCTACGGCATCAACCTCGCCGACGCGGACGGCTTTCAAGTGACGCAGGACAGCTCGCTGCGCAATCCGCACAGCGGTCACCTCATGTTCCTGGCGCGCTCGGGCGTTCCCGGCTTCGTGGCGTGGGTGGGCTTGCAAATCGCGTTCGCCGTGAGCCTCGTGCTCGCCGCGCTTCGCGCACGACGCGCCGGACAACTTCGCTGGGCGAGCATCAACGTGTTTTTGCTCGCTTACTGGGCGGCGTTCCTGACCAACGCGGCGTTCGACGTGTATCTGGAAGGGCCGCAAGGCGGCATCTGGTTTTGGAGCGTGTTCGGCTTCGGGCTCGCCGCCTTGGAATTGCAGCGGCGCTCGGCATGGTGGAACGCCGCGACGTCCGAAAGGACGGGCGCATGA
- a CDS encoding MBL fold metallo-hydrolase — protein sequence MSRFVFWERSMPSANVVLVRGEANVLIDTGFGSDVDELEGWLMSQGVPPSRLDLVVNTHHHSDHVGANAHLQHAYDVRIAAHRWEADLVNRRAPEAWSARWLDQPVEPYDVNVRLEGGEDVHGLRVVHTPGHSLGHVSLHDPAERVLILGDTVHHRDVAWINPFLEGAGGVDRMIGSVERLASLSAVVAFTGHGPPLTNLDDAFRAALGKLESWIRDPERMWWHGAKRTFAYALMLRGGLSEGELQAYLLARAWVRDYAESAFRVTREEFAALLVAEMLRSGAARWHDGRLRATTPCKTPPPAWLEAVFARA from the coding sequence GTGTCGCGGTTCGTCTTCTGGGAGCGTTCCATGCCGAGCGCAAACGTCGTCCTCGTGCGCGGTGAGGCGAACGTCTTGATCGACACGGGCTTCGGGTCGGACGTGGATGAGTTGGAAGGGTGGTTGATGTCGCAGGGCGTGCCGCCTTCACGCCTCGACCTCGTCGTGAACACGCACCACCACAGCGATCACGTCGGCGCGAACGCGCACTTGCAACACGCGTACGACGTCAGGATCGCCGCGCATCGCTGGGAAGCGGACCTCGTGAATCGCCGCGCGCCCGAGGCGTGGTCGGCACGGTGGCTCGACCAACCGGTCGAGCCGTACGACGTGAACGTCCGGCTGGAGGGCGGCGAGGACGTGCACGGACTCAGGGTCGTGCACACGCCCGGCCACTCGTTGGGCCACGTCAGCCTGCACGATCCGGCGGAGCGCGTGTTGATCCTCGGGGATACCGTGCATCACCGTGACGTCGCGTGGATCAATCCCTTCTTGGAGGGAGCGGGCGGCGTGGACCGCATGATCGGCAGCGTGGAGCGCCTCGCGAGCCTTTCGGCGGTCGTCGCGTTCACGGGTCACGGGCCGCCCCTCACGAACCTGGACGACGCGTTTCGCGCGGCGCTCGGCAAGCTCGAAAGCTGGATTCGCGACCCCGAGCGGATGTGGTGGCACGGCGCGAAGCGAACGTTCGCGTACGCGTTGATGCTGCGCGGCGGCTTGAGCGAAGGCGAGCTTCAGGCGTATCTGCTCGCGCGCGCCTGGGTGCGTGACTACGCCGAGAGCGCTTTTCGCGTCACTCGTGAAGAGTTCGCCGCCCTGCTCGTCGCGGAGATGCTGCGTTCGGGGGCCGCGCGGTGGCACGACGGACGGCTGCGCGCGACCACGCCGTGCAAAACGCCGCCGCCCGCTTGGTTGGAGGCGGTGTTCGCCCGCGCGTGA
- a CDS encoding glycosyltransferase family 4 protein: MSTPTVRPKVLHVITHLDLGGAESVAVSLAEALRDEFRFSFFAVLGVAENDVGRNFGERLARAQIPVFSGTRLEFKRGGAAHAAWRLNGVLRRVRPDVVHVHTEIPETTLAVGRFAFQPRARVLRTIHSSTPWPAWRRLGRFVERQLEDAEVTAVSHAAWQGWQDFRTSVGLSAASHPERVLYSGVRATPLGTRASSHDRPVRVLFAGRFEPEKGAGLLPAILDGARALTSRAVDVTLLGHGSLEGDLKRWADGVSAPWTARLSGPIPNLAAALGEYDVLVMPSRFEGLGIVAIEALLAGTPVVASDVPGLGEVFPAGYELLAEPNDVSAFSRLLARVVDDPQGYASVAARARSDMRERFGMEQMARRYGDVYRALAASDVPARVRLVWR; this comes from the coding sequence ATGAGCACGCCGACTGTCCGACCCAAGGTGCTTCACGTCATCACGCACCTCGATCTCGGCGGCGCGGAATCGGTCGCGGTGTCGCTCGCCGAAGCGTTGCGCGACGAGTTCCGCTTCTCGTTTTTCGCGGTGCTCGGCGTCGCCGAAAACGACGTCGGCCGTAACTTCGGCGAGCGCCTCGCGCGCGCGCAGATCCCCGTCTTCTCGGGCACGCGGCTCGAGTTCAAGCGGGGCGGGGCGGCGCACGCGGCGTGGCGGCTCAACGGCGTGCTGCGGCGCGTTCGGCCCGACGTCGTGCACGTGCACACCGAGATTCCCGAGACGACGCTCGCGGTCGGCCGATTCGCCTTTCAGCCCCGCGCGCGCGTGCTGCGCACGATTCACAGTTCGACGCCTTGGCCCGCTTGGCGCCGCCTCGGGCGGTTCGTGGAGCGACAACTGGAGGACGCGGAAGTCACGGCCGTGTCGCACGCGGCGTGGCAAGGCTGGCAAGACTTCCGCACGTCTGTCGGGTTGTCCGCCGCTTCTCACCCGGAGCGTGTCTTGTACAGCGGCGTGCGCGCCACGCCGCTGGGAACGCGGGCCTCGTCGCACGACCGACCCGTGCGGGTGCTGTTCGCGGGACGCTTCGAGCCCGAGAAGGGCGCTGGCCTGCTGCCCGCCATCTTGGACGGGGCGCGAGCGCTCACGTCGCGCGCCGTGGACGTCACCTTGCTGGGGCACGGCAGCCTCGAAGGCGATTTGAAACGCTGGGCGGACGGCGTGAGCGCGCCTTGGACGGCGCGTTTGTCCGGACCGATTCCGAATTTGGCGGCGGCCCTCGGCGAGTACGACGTGCTCGTGATGCCGTCGCGCTTCGAAGGCCTCGGCATCGTCGCGATCGAAGCGCTGTTGGCGGGAACACCCGTCGTGGCGAGCGACGTGCCGGGCCTCGGCGAAGTCTTCCCGGCGGGGTACGAACTGCTCGCCGAGCCGAACGACGTGTCGGCGTTCTCGCGGCTTTTGGCGCGCGTCGTCGACGATCCGCAAGGTTACGCGTCGGTCGCCGCTCGGGCGCGTTCCGACATGCGAGAACGCTTCGGAATGGAGCAGATGGCGCGGCGGTACGGCGACGTGTACCGCGCGCTCGCCGCGAGTGACGTTCCCGCCCGCGTAAGGCTGGTGTGGCGGTGA
- a CDS encoding AzlC family ABC transporter permease gives MTTRALERRVAFRRGFLAMIPLWLGVVPFAVAYAVTARAGGLGVLDTQLMSLVVFAGSAQFSAAGLFAQGASPLPILLTTFLLNVRHVLYGLSLGRAIPMTPVQRALGAWFMTDEAYGMTIASGASTFGFYLGAALSLYVVWNLATLAGALLGGILPDPARLGVDFVFPLAFLGLLVPLLKGRIEVVVALLAGGFAWLLSKSLPGGLVVLIVGMGGSLLGAWLTTRRKGEAS, from the coding sequence ATGACGACTCGTGCCCTCGAACGTCGCGTCGCCTTTCGGCGAGGCTTTCTCGCCATGATTCCCTTGTGGCTCGGCGTCGTGCCCTTCGCCGTGGCGTACGCGGTGACGGCGCGTGCGGGCGGCCTCGGCGTCTTGGACACGCAGCTCATGAGCCTCGTGGTGTTCGCGGGCAGCGCGCAGTTCTCGGCGGCGGGTCTCTTCGCGCAGGGAGCGAGCCCCTTGCCGATTTTGCTCACGACCTTCCTGCTCAACGTGCGTCACGTGCTGTACGGGTTGTCGCTAGGCCGAGCAATTCCGATGACGCCCGTTCAGCGCGCGCTCGGCGCTTGGTTCATGACGGATGAGGCGTACGGCATGACGATCGCGAGCGGCGCTTCGACCTTCGGCTTCTACCTTGGCGCGGCCCTCAGCCTGTACGTCGTGTGGAACCTCGCGACTCTCGCGGGCGCCCTGCTCGGCGGTATCCTGCCCGATCCCGCGAGGCTCGGCGTGGACTTCGTGTTTCCGCTGGCCTTCCTGGGCCTGCTCGTGCCACTGCTCAAAGGCCGAATCGAGGTCGTCGTGGCGCTCCTCGCGGGCGGCTTCGCGTGGTTGTTGTCGAAAAGCTTGCCGGGCGGCCTCGTGGTGTTGATCGTGGGCATGGGAGGCTCTCTGCTCGGCGCGTGGCTCACGACGAGACGAAAGGGCGAGGCCTCGTGA
- the mscL gene encoding large conductance mechanosensitive channel protein MscL, whose translation MIQGFREFILRGNLVDLAVGFIIGAAFSTVVKSFTDNLVMPVIGMFGGVPDFRSLGVSVNGSVFKYGAFLTDLLSFLLTAAVLYFFVVRPFTAMLNRFAKPEAPAAPTRQEVLLTEIRDAIRGQSASRPFGDD comes from the coding sequence ATGATCCAAGGATTCCGGGAGTTCATCTTGCGCGGCAACTTGGTGGACCTCGCCGTCGGATTCATCATCGGCGCGGCGTTCAGCACGGTCGTCAAGTCGTTCACGGACAATCTCGTCATGCCCGTCATCGGCATGTTCGGCGGCGTCCCGGACTTCCGAAGCCTCGGCGTCAGCGTGAACGGCAGCGTCTTCAAGTACGGGGCTTTTCTCACCGACCTCCTGAGCTTCCTGCTGACGGCCGCCGTCTTGTACTTCTTCGTGGTGCGCCCGTTCACGGCGATGCTGAACCGCTTCGCGAAGCCCGAAGCGCCCGCCGCCCCGACACGCCAAGAAGTGCTGCTCACCGAGATTCGAGACGCGATTCGCGGCCAAAGCGCTTCGCGACCTTTCGGCGACGATTGA
- a CDS encoding phosphoglucomutase/phosphomannomutase family protein yields MAVQIQFGTDGWRALIAREFTEDNVARVAAAHARYLRAQGGKRVVIGFDTRFGGARFARVAAGEFARRGLDVLLATEFLPTPALSFAVKHYGAAGGVMITASHNPPEYNGYKLKGPYGGSVTPSIARDVEGYIDAPDEPFGSEGRVESFDVRQAYYEALDRVLDVALLRTYQGELYHDSMGGAGSSWISEYARHANFEGLTVRPVRGEPHPMFHGVNPEPIPQNLELVSNLLAACQDPTFACVTDGDADRVGAVLAGGRVFNSHQIFAVLLKHLFDRGVRGRVVKTVSTSAIIDRLCEHLGLEVIETPVGFKYITDAFLEGEADERLAVLIGGEESGGLAVRGHIPERDGVLNSLLLLEAVAKSGKSLPALFADIERLTNFEHHYDRVDLHLDPAFDIKGAMRASLDWTDVAGQGVQEVVTKDGVKFVLQGGAFVMLRGSGTEPVLRVYVEAPSEDAVQVLLAEAVRRVHAFGTPNASSSSAGEDSTAPSPRA; encoded by the coding sequence ATGGCAGTTCAAATTCAATTCGGAACGGACGGCTGGCGCGCGCTCATCGCGCGGGAATTCACGGAGGACAACGTCGCGCGCGTCGCGGCGGCGCACGCGCGGTACTTGCGCGCCCAAGGCGGGAAGCGGGTCGTGATCGGGTTCGACACGCGCTTCGGTGGCGCGCGATTCGCCCGCGTCGCCGCGGGCGAGTTCGCGCGACGCGGTCTGGACGTGCTGCTGGCGACGGAGTTCTTGCCGACGCCCGCCTTGTCGTTCGCCGTGAAGCACTACGGAGCGGCGGGCGGCGTGATGATCACCGCGTCGCACAATCCGCCCGAGTACAACGGGTACAAGCTCAAGGGACCGTACGGCGGCAGCGTCACCCCGTCGATTGCACGCGACGTGGAAGGCTACATCGACGCGCCCGACGAGCCGTTCGGTTCGGAAGGCCGCGTGGAGTCGTTCGACGTTCGGCAGGCGTACTACGAGGCGCTCGACCGCGTGCTCGACGTGGCGTTGCTGCGAACGTACCAAGGCGAGCTGTACCACGACTCGATGGGAGGCGCGGGCAGTTCGTGGATCAGCGAGTACGCTCGGCACGCGAACTTCGAGGGCTTGACCGTGCGCCCGGTGCGTGGTGAACCGCACCCGATGTTTCACGGCGTGAATCCCGAGCCGATTCCTCAGAACCTCGAATTGGTGTCGAACCTGCTCGCCGCGTGCCAAGACCCGACCTTCGCGTGCGTCACGGACGGTGACGCGGACCGCGTCGGCGCGGTGCTGGCGGGCGGGCGCGTGTTCAACTCTCACCAGATCTTCGCGGTCCTGCTCAAGCACTTGTTCGATCGCGGCGTGCGTGGACGCGTCGTGAAGACGGTGTCGACGAGCGCCATCATCGACCGTTTGTGCGAGCACCTCGGCTTGGAAGTGATCGAGACGCCCGTGGGCTTCAAGTACATCACGGACGCCTTTTTGGAGGGCGAGGCGGACGAACGTCTCGCCGTCCTCATCGGCGGGGAGGAGTCGGGCGGGCTGGCCGTGCGGGGACACATTCCCGAGCGCGACGGCGTCTTGAACTCGCTGCTCTTGCTCGAAGCGGTCGCCAAAAGCGGCAAGAGCTTACCGGCGTTGTTCGCCGACATCGAGCGGCTCACGAACTTCGAGCACCACTACGACCGCGTCGACTTGCATCTCGATCCTGCCTTCGACATCAAGGGCGCGATGCGCGCGTCGTTGGACTGGACGGACGTCGCGGGTCAGGGTGTGCAGGAAGTCGTGACGAAGGACGGCGTGAAGTTCGTGCTGCAAGGAGGTGCGTTCGTCATGCTGCGCGGCAGCGGAACCGAGCCCGTGCTGCGCGTGTACGTCGAAGCGCCCAGTGAGGACGCCGTGCAAGTCCTCCTCGCGGAGGCCGTGCGCCGCGTTCACGCCTTCGGCACCCCGAACGCCTCCTCGTCTTCAGCTGGCGAAGATTCGACGGCGCCCTCGCCTCGGGCCTAA
- a CDS encoding DUF512 domain-containing protein — translation MEGAIVQDIYPAQIKSVEPGSPADRAGVQPGDQLLRVNGQGVTDLLAYRHLLTQGEATLEIARPQAPTFFAVPQDHHIITSHAEPTFSFTVNWEDPGLEFEEVLFDGIKKCANKCDFCYVHQMPRGFRKSLYIMDDDYRLSFLYGSFVTLTNLTDADVNRILDENLSPLYVSVHTTNQALRHDLMKWWKLKVKDPEVVKIQDMIERLEPIDLYTQIVLVPGRNDGEYLDETLAYLSSRPNVVSVAVVPVGLTDHRTNLAKVETFDRDSARDVLKRTEAWRRTMLEERGTRFVFPSDEFYLLAGLPLPSEDEYEGFPMLENGVGMIRDFLTEALPEHLPARIAPRKVILGTGTLFAPSLDLAVEPLRAIEGLEIEVRPITNRTFGVATTVAGLLTGRCFRHAVQPGEADLLIVPPTTLRYGTELMLDDVSLTELSGELRMNVKAGGSTLGELARVILGDALGGNLQFGMSAHAVKEARGQA, via the coding sequence TTGGAAGGGGCGATCGTGCAGGACATCTATCCGGCTCAAATCAAGAGCGTCGAACCCGGCTCGCCAGCCGACCGCGCGGGCGTGCAGCCCGGCGATCAATTGCTGCGCGTCAACGGTCAGGGGGTCACGGACCTCCTCGCGTACCGTCACTTGCTCACGCAAGGCGAGGCGACGTTGGAAATCGCGCGACCTCAAGCGCCGACGTTCTTCGCCGTGCCGCAAGACCATCACATCATCACATCACACGCCGAGCCCACCTTCTCGTTCACGGTGAATTGGGAAGATCCCGGTCTCGAGTTCGAGGAGGTCTTGTTCGACGGCATCAAGAAGTGCGCGAACAAGTGCGACTTCTGCTACGTGCACCAAATGCCTCGCGGCTTTCGAAAGAGCCTCTACATCATGGACGACGACTACCGCTTGTCGTTTCTGTACGGCTCGTTCGTGACCTTGACGAACCTCACCGACGCGGACGTGAACCGGATTCTCGACGAGAACCTCAGTCCGCTGTACGTGTCGGTGCACACCACCAACCAAGCGCTTCGCCACGACCTCATGAAGTGGTGGAAGCTGAAGGTGAAAGACCCCGAGGTCGTGAAGATCCAAGACATGATCGAGCGTTTGGAGCCCATCGACCTCTACACGCAAATCGTGCTGGTGCCCGGACGCAACGACGGCGAGTACCTCGACGAGACCCTCGCGTACCTGTCGAGCCGTCCCAACGTCGTATCCGTGGCCGTCGTGCCCGTGGGCCTGACGGACCACCGCACGAACCTCGCCAAAGTCGAGACGTTCGACCGCGACTCGGCGCGTGACGTGCTGAAGCGCACCGAGGCATGGCGCCGAACGATGCTCGAAGAGCGCGGCACCCGCTTCGTGTTTCCCTCCGACGAGTTCTATCTTCTCGCGGGCTTGCCCTTGCCCTCCGAGGACGAGTACGAAGGCTTCCCGATGCTGGAAAACGGCGTCGGCATGATTCGCGACTTCCTCACCGAGGCGTTGCCGGAGCACTTGCCAGCCAGAATTGCGCCACGCAAGGTCATCCTCGGAACGGGCACCTTGTTCGCGCCGTCGCTCGATCTCGCCGTGGAACCGCTGCGCGCCATCGAAGGTCTGGAAATCGAGGTGCGGCCCATCACGAACCGCACCTTCGGCGTCGCCACGACCGTGGCGGGCCTCCTGACGGGACGCTGCTTTCGGCACGCGGTCCAGCCCGGCGAAGCGGACTTGCTGATCGTTCCGCCGACGACGCTGCGTTACGGCACCGAGCTCATGCTGGACGACGTCAGCCTCACCGAACTTTCCGGCGAGCTTCGCATGAACGTCAAGGCGGGCGGCTCCACGCTCGGCGAGCTCGCCCGCGTCATCCTCGGAGACGCGCTCGGCGGGAACTTGCAGTTCGGCATGAGCGCGCACGCCGTGAAGGAAGCGCGCGGTCAAGCCTGA
- a CDS encoding glycosyltransferase family 4 protein, whose amino-acid sequence MNGSPARPSPNARASRNGTPRVTFVDRGLAYHGGVPNVLLNFAKYADPSLIRVHVASLKPSTPDMSAEFDRLDVPLFELGDDGYVKPALALRRCLRSHAVDVVVANTLKSYLVAKLATLGTSCKVVYWMHAVNEVMSNRVKALVYTTLSRRDSLMFVSNATRNVNLPRRHRGASHVIYNGVEHPDRSERWRPYERARRAEFGFDERDFVILYTASFEELKNHRVLLEAFEALLPLVPNARLVLVGRGELLEAMRSRAQEMSGGERVHFLGARPDARRLLGLADVYVHPSYIEAFGLVVVEAMLARVPVIVANTAALPELVRHGETGLLFDAHDPRDLTRNLAWLAEHPVDARRFATAAYEDAATRFSPERFASEITGALLADVGRAAGTASAPRASVEAS is encoded by the coding sequence GTGAACGGCTCGCCAGCTCGCCCCTCGCCCAACGCGCGCGCCTCACGTAACGGCACGCCGCGTGTCACGTTCGTAGATCGCGGCCTCGCGTATCACGGCGGCGTGCCGAACGTGCTGCTCAACTTCGCGAAGTACGCCGATCCGTCCTTGATCCGCGTGCACGTCGCGTCGCTCAAGCCGTCGACGCCCGACATGAGCGCCGAGTTCGACCGTCTCGACGTCCCCTTGTTCGAGCTTGGCGACGACGGTTACGTCAAACCCGCGCTCGCCTTGCGTCGATGCTTGCGCTCGCACGCCGTGGACGTGGTCGTCGCGAACACCCTCAAGTCGTACCTCGTCGCGAAGCTCGCGACGCTGGGCACGAGTTGCAAGGTGGTGTATTGGATGCACGCCGTCAACGAAGTCATGAGCAACCGCGTCAAAGCGTTGGTGTACACCACCTTGTCGCGCCGAGACAGTCTCATGTTCGTGTCGAACGCGACGCGAAACGTGAACTTGCCGCGCCGACACCGAGGAGCGAGCCACGTCATCTACAACGGCGTCGAGCATCCCGATCGCAGCGAACGCTGGCGACCCTACGAACGCGCTCGACGAGCCGAATTCGGGTTCGACGAGCGTGACTTCGTGATTTTGTACACGGCGAGCTTCGAGGAGCTCAAGAACCACCGAGTGCTGCTCGAAGCGTTCGAAGCGCTGTTGCCGCTCGTGCCGAACGCCCGCCTCGTCCTCGTCGGACGCGGCGAGTTGCTCGAAGCGATGCGTTCGCGCGCCCAGGAAATGTCGGGCGGCGAGCGGGTGCACTTCCTGGGCGCACGTCCGGACGCACGACGCCTGCTCGGCTTGGCCGACGTGTACGTGCATCCCTCGTACATCGAAGCATTCGGCTTGGTCGTCGTCGAGGCGATGCTCGCGCGCGTTCCCGTCATCGTCGCGAACACCGCCGCGTTGCCCGAACTCGTACGGCACGGGGAGACCGGCTTGCTGTTCGATGCCCACGATCCGCGCGACCTCACGCGCAACCTCGCGTGGCTCGCCGAACATCCCGTCGACGCTCGCCGCTTCGCGACCGCCGCGTACGAAGACGCCGCCACACGCTTCTCTCCCGAACGCTTCGCGTCCGAGATCACGGGGGCCTTGCTCGCCGACGTGGGTCGAGCGGCGGGCACCGCGTCCGCGCCGCGCGCGTCGGTGGAGGCGTCGTGA